From one Candidatus Rhodoluna planktonica genomic stretch:
- a CDS encoding DUF3566 domain-containing protein: MKEKLARMAKKNLPPVKQVKLKLVHIDIWSAIKAGFLVTLAMGIATIVGFIFLWLVINSTGLFGSLTNLLNSVIGGGGSDGVDVAAELSLPRVLSFAFTLSIFNVVLGTALTAISAAIFNVIGRLTGGISVGFTNN; encoded by the coding sequence GTGAAAGAGAAACTAGCCAGAATGGCCAAGAAAAATCTTCCTCCGGTAAAGCAGGTAAAGCTCAAGCTGGTTCACATTGACATCTGGTCTGCTATCAAAGCCGGTTTTTTGGTCACTCTAGCCATGGGAATTGCCACAATCGTTGGCTTTATTTTCCTGTGGTTGGTAATCAACTCAACTGGCCTGTTCGGTTCGCTAACTAATTTGCTGAACAGCGTTATTGGTGGCGGTGGCTCTGATGGTGTTGATGTTGCCGCCGAACTAAGTTTGCCTCGAGTGCTTTCCTTCGCATTCACCTTGTCGATTTTCAACGTAGTTCTTGGCACCGCACTAACCGCAATTTCGGCAGCTATTTTCAATGTGATCGGTCGACTAACCGGCGGCATTAGCGTAGGTTTCACGAACAACTAA
- the dnaN gene encoding DNA polymerase III subunit beta: MKFQVNRDVLNEAVSFAVRLLPQRTTLPILGGILIEADANALRLSVFDYEVSAQAEIVAKVEDSGRVLVSGRLLSDITSKLPNAPVEFETDGAKVTVSCGASKFSLLTMPVDEYPTLPEIPAISGTIAGEAFADAVHQVAVASSKDDVTPVLTGVQLEANDKTLSFVATDRYRVAIRDAAWSANAGAAGAVALVPARTLQEVAKTFGNQGEIAISIAKTDDREMIAFKANNRSVTSLLLKGNFPPVKSLFPAEVENFAIVQTSDLVESTRRVSLVLERESPLRYSFGEGEVTLEATGNETAQASETISTELNGKEIVVSLKPQFLLDGLAGVHSEFVKIAFTSNDNPNKPGPVLISAHSSKEKAAQDSYRYLLQPNLLVR; the protein is encoded by the coding sequence TTGAAATTTCAAGTTAATCGCGATGTTCTAAACGAAGCTGTTTCGTTTGCTGTTCGCTTGCTACCGCAGCGCACAACTTTGCCTATCCTGGGCGGTATTTTGATCGAGGCCGACGCCAACGCCCTAAGACTTTCAGTTTTTGATTACGAAGTATCAGCTCAGGCAGAAATTGTTGCCAAAGTAGAAGACTCCGGCCGAGTTTTGGTGTCTGGTCGATTGCTATCAGACATCACATCAAAGTTGCCAAACGCTCCAGTTGAATTTGAAACCGATGGTGCCAAGGTCACCGTTTCCTGTGGAGCATCAAAATTCTCACTGCTCACTATGCCGGTTGATGAATATCCGACGCTTCCTGAGATTCCTGCGATTTCCGGAACCATCGCTGGTGAAGCATTTGCGGATGCCGTACATCAGGTTGCAGTTGCATCGTCGAAAGATGATGTAACTCCGGTACTAACCGGTGTTCAACTTGAAGCAAATGACAAAACATTGTCATTCGTAGCCACCGATCGCTACCGCGTTGCCATTCGTGATGCGGCTTGGTCAGCAAATGCCGGCGCTGCTGGGGCAGTGGCATTAGTTCCGGCAAGAACGCTTCAGGAAGTTGCTAAAACCTTCGGAAACCAGGGTGAAATTGCAATTTCTATCGCCAAAACTGATGATCGCGAAATGATTGCATTCAAAGCAAATAATCGCTCGGTCACATCGTTGCTGCTCAAGGGCAATTTCCCACCGGTCAAAAGCCTGTTCCCAGCCGAAGTTGAAAACTTTGCCATTGTTCAAACCTCAGATTTGGTTGAATCAACCCGTCGTGTTTCGCTGGTGCTAGAACGCGAAAGCCCACTGCGCTACAGCTTTGGCGAAGGTGAAGTAACCCTTGAGGCCACCGGCAACGAAACAGCTCAGGCATCTGAAACTATTTCGACTGAGCTCAACGGCAAAGAGATTGTTGTTTCGCTAAAACCACAATTTCTTCTAGATGGTCTGGCCGGCGTGCACTCAGAGTTTGTAAAGATCGCTTTCACCAGCAATGACAACCCAAACAAGCCCGGCCCGGTACTAATTTCGGCACACAGCTCAAAAGAAAAAGCCGCGCAAGACAGTTATCGCTATTTGCTTCAGCCAAACCTGCTAGTTCGTTAA
- a CDS encoding DUF4287 domain-containing protein, producing the protein MEEKVKGPQSYFPSIEKKYGQPIQHWLDLLATLDGKAHMEMVAELKNTHGLGHGHANALVAYYRSKH; encoded by the coding sequence ATGGAAGAAAAAGTTAAAGGTCCGCAAAGCTACTTTCCTTCGATTGAAAAAAAGTATGGCCAGCCGATTCAACACTGGCTCGATCTGCTAGCAACCCTTGATGGCAAGGCGCATATGGAGATGGTGGCAGAGTTGAAAAATACACATGGCCTGGGCCACGGCCACGCTAACGCGCTGGTTGCCTACTATCGCAGCAAGCACTAA
- a CDS encoding DUF721 domain-containing protein has translation MQSNEEQPDIAVEFYQKMKAAVTGRISRDAKRMAEKAAQKASKPFSKGRDPVRAADSIDDLMKAFHWEGQLAETELFSSWAKIVGETNAANSKPETLVNGLLTVRCKSTAWATQLRLMQNDILGRINQTYPQLEVTSIKFTGPDAPSWKKGFYSVPGRGPRDTYG, from the coding sequence ATGCAATCTAACGAAGAGCAGCCCGACATCGCAGTCGAGTTTTATCAAAAGATGAAAGCTGCAGTCACCGGTCGAATCAGCCGCGATGCCAAAAGAATGGCAGAAAAAGCTGCCCAAAAGGCAAGTAAACCTTTTAGCAAAGGTCGCGATCCGGTTCGAGCAGCCGATTCCATAGACGATTTGATGAAGGCATTTCACTGGGAAGGGCAACTTGCCGAGACCGAACTCTTTAGCAGTTGGGCCAAGATTGTTGGCGAAACCAACGCGGCCAATTCAAAACCTGAAACTTTAGTCAACGGGCTGCTCACGGTGCGTTGCAAATCTACGGCCTGGGCAACCCAACTGAGACTGATGCAAAATGACATTTTGGGGCGAATAAATCAGACTTACCCGCAATTAGAGGTGACCTCAATCAAATTCACCGGACCGGATGCTCCATCCTGGAAAAAAGGTTTTTATTCGGTGCCCGGTCGCGGACCGCGCGATACTTACGGATAA
- the recF gene encoding DNA replication/repair protein RecF (All proteins in this family for which functions are known are DNA-binding proteins that assist the filamentation of RecA onto DNA for the initiation of recombination or recombinational repair.) — protein sequence MYLKHLSLGNFRNYETAEISLSSGINLLVGPNGQGKTNLVEAVRYLSSLSSHRVAGYLPLIRQSQNQAVVRASVAFEDREIQLELELNRDTANKARVNKSPVTKLRDVLGYLNSVTFAPEDLDIVKRDPSSRRAFIDELVIQVWPRFVGIYSDFDRVLKQRNTLLKTARATKTVGGALSTLDAWDESLIEYGSDIVSARIKLIDQLRPFLTSAYQKIAIANNEPRILVKSSLMGSAIPGNNKNFAVGLSPAGLPGGLDDDEDGLEWIETSDKAEIVQLYRQKLALTRQKELERGISLVGPHRDDLVLMLGTLPAKGYASHGESWSYALALRLASIELLRKESRLGDPVLILDDVFAELDSGRRERLAALISDNEQVIITAAVAEDVPKSLLATVFNVKAGVITNAI from the coding sequence GTGTATCTAAAACACCTATCGCTAGGCAATTTTCGTAATTACGAAACTGCGGAAATTTCCCTTTCTAGCGGCATAAACCTATTGGTTGGGCCTAATGGGCAGGGTAAGACAAATTTGGTCGAAGCCGTTCGTTATTTATCTAGCCTGTCTAGCCATCGCGTAGCTGGGTACTTGCCACTAATTCGACAATCCCAAAATCAAGCCGTAGTTAGGGCTTCGGTAGCTTTTGAAGATCGCGAAATCCAACTTGAACTAGAACTGAATCGCGACACTGCCAACAAGGCCCGAGTAAATAAAAGCCCGGTTACCAAGCTGCGCGATGTTTTGGGCTATCTAAACTCGGTCACCTTTGCTCCAGAAGACCTTGACATTGTGAAGCGCGACCCAAGCTCACGACGAGCTTTTATTGATGAACTTGTAATTCAGGTTTGGCCAAGATTTGTCGGCATTTACAGTGATTTTGACCGCGTGCTAAAACAGCGAAACACACTGCTAAAAACTGCACGCGCCACAAAAACCGTGGGCGGTGCTCTCAGCACGCTTGATGCCTGGGATGAGTCGCTGATCGAGTACGGCTCTGATATTGTTTCGGCTCGCATCAAACTGATCGACCAATTACGCCCCTTTCTAACCTCGGCCTACCAGAAAATCGCGATTGCCAATAATGAACCCCGCATTTTGGTGAAAAGTTCACTAATGGGCTCGGCAATCCCCGGAAATAACAAAAATTTTGCGGTTGGCCTAAGTCCGGCGGGTTTGCCAGGTGGGCTAGATGATGATGAAGACGGCTTGGAGTGGATCGAAACCAGTGATAAGGCCGAAATTGTTCAGCTTTACCGGCAAAAACTTGCCCTAACTCGCCAAAAAGAGCTTGAGCGAGGGATTTCGCTGGTTGGGCCGCACCGAGATGACCTGGTGTTGATGCTTGGCACACTACCGGCGAAGGGTTACGCCAGCCATGGCGAATCTTGGTCTTATGCCTTGGCGTTACGGTTGGCGTCAATTGAACTGCTTCGAAAAGAATCGCGGCTAGGCGATCCGGTGCTAATTCTGGATGATGTCTTTGCCGAATTGGATTCTGGTCGCCGCGAGCGATTGGCTGCTCTGATTAGTGACAACGAGCAGGTAATTATCACCGCAGCAGTAGCAGAGGATGTTCCGAAGTCACTGTTAGCCACTGTCTTTAATGTCAAAGCTGGGGTGATCACAAATGCAATCTAA
- the gyrB gene encoding DNA topoisomerase (ATP-hydrolyzing) subunit B produces the protein MSVPENNYDAGNIQVLEGLEAVRKRPGMYIGSTGPRGLHHLVYEIVDNSVDEALAGYCDTIKVTITKEGWIRVIDNGRGIPVSVHPTEGISTVEVVLTILHAGGKFGGGGYAVSGGLHGVGASVVNALSTELRVQVAREGHLWNQSYKMGVPDAPLAKGGEADYTGTTIEFLANPDIFETVEYDYETLRQRFQQMCFLNKGLRIELSDERNGRSDSYFYENGLRDYVEYLNFSKKSEIVNEEIISFESETKEKNMSVEIAMQWTNAYNESVHTYANTINTHEGGTHEEGFRAALTSLLNKYAREKNLLKEKDENLTGDDCREGLTAVISVKLSEPQFEGQTKTKLGNTEAKAFVQRVVNEEFGDWMGRNPNVAKEIIRKAIQAATARHAARKAREATRRKGLLESGGMPGKLRDCSSRNPEVSEIYLVEGDSAGGSAVRGRNPETQAILPLRGKVLNVEKARLDRALGNAEVQAIITAFGTGIGEDFDVAKARYHKCILMADADVDGLHIRTLILTLLFRYMRPLIEHGYVYLAQPPLFKIKWSNSDHQYVYSDAERDKALAEGQAAGKKIPKENAIQRYKGLGEMDYDELWDTTMDPDKRTLLQVTLEDAAIADEVFSTLMGEDVDARRTFIQQNAKDVRFLDI, from the coding sequence ATGTCTGTACCTGAAAATAATTACGATGCCGGAAATATCCAGGTCTTAGAGGGTCTCGAAGCTGTTCGAAAACGACCCGGTATGTACATCGGTTCAACTGGTCCGCGTGGGTTACACCACCTTGTTTACGAAATCGTCGACAACTCTGTCGATGAGGCGCTCGCCGGTTATTGCGACACCATCAAGGTAACCATCACCAAAGAAGGCTGGATCCGCGTAATTGATAACGGTCGCGGTATCCCGGTTTCTGTGCACCCAACCGAGGGCATTTCAACAGTTGAGGTTGTGCTCACAATTTTGCACGCCGGAGGTAAATTCGGTGGCGGCGGTTATGCCGTATCGGGTGGTTTGCACGGCGTGGGCGCATCCGTGGTTAACGCGCTATCGACCGAGCTTCGGGTGCAGGTTGCCCGCGAGGGTCACCTCTGGAACCAGAGTTACAAAATGGGTGTGCCAGATGCACCGCTGGCCAAGGGTGGCGAAGCCGACTACACCGGCACCACGATCGAGTTTTTAGCCAACCCCGACATTTTTGAAACCGTTGAATACGACTACGAAACTCTTCGCCAGCGTTTTCAGCAGATGTGTTTCTTGAACAAGGGCTTGCGCATCGAGCTATCAGATGAGCGAAACGGCCGCAGCGACAGCTATTTTTACGAAAACGGTCTGCGCGACTACGTTGAGTACCTCAACTTTTCGAAGAAATCAGAAATCGTCAACGAAGAGATCATCTCGTTCGAATCTGAGACCAAAGAAAAAAACATGTCGGTCGAAATTGCCATGCAGTGGACCAACGCCTACAACGAGAGCGTGCACACTTACGCCAACACCATCAACACCCATGAGGGTGGTACCCACGAAGAGGGTTTTAGGGCAGCACTAACCTCACTGCTCAACAAATATGCCCGCGAGAAAAATCTGCTCAAAGAAAAAGACGAAAACCTCACCGGTGACGACTGCCGCGAAGGTCTAACCGCAGTAATTTCAGTCAAGCTGTCTGAACCGCAGTTTGAAGGCCAGACCAAGACCAAACTTGGCAACACCGAGGCCAAAGCTTTTGTGCAGCGAGTGGTCAACGAAGAATTTGGCGACTGGATGGGCCGCAACCCAAACGTGGCAAAAGAAATTATTCGCAAAGCCATTCAGGCAGCAACTGCTCGTCACGCTGCTCGAAAAGCACGCGAAGCTACTCGCCGCAAGGGGTTGCTAGAGTCTGGCGGTATGCCGGGCAAGCTTCGCGACTGCTCGAGCCGCAACCCTGAAGTTTCAGAAATTTACCTGGTCGAGGGTGACTCGGCTGGTGGTTCGGCTGTTCGCGGTCGAAACCCAGAAACCCAAGCCATTTTGCCGCTGCGCGGAAAAGTTCTAAACGTTGAGAAGGCTCGCCTAGACCGAGCCCTGGGCAACGCCGAAGTTCAGGCAATCATCACCGCTTTCGGCACCGGTATTGGTGAAGATTTCGATGTGGCTAAGGCCCGCTACCACAAGTGCATCCTTATGGCCGATGCCGACGTCGACGGTCTGCACATCCGCACCCTAATTCTTACCCTGCTGTTCCGCTACATGCGCCCGCTAATCGAGCACGGCTATGTTTACTTGGCCCAGCCGCCGCTATTCAAAATCAAGTGGTCAAACTCAGATCACCAATACGTTTACTCCGACGCCGAACGCGACAAGGCTTTGGCCGAGGGCCAGGCAGCTGGCAAAAAGATTCCGAAAGAAAACGCAATCCAGCGTTACAAGGGTCTTGGTGAAATGGACTACGACGAACTCTGGGACACCACCATGGATCCAGACAAGCGCACCCTGTTGCAGGTAACCCTAGAAGATGCAGCTATCGCTGATGAAGTCTTCTCAACTCTCATGGGCGAAGACGTTGACGCCCGTCGCACCTTTATTCAGCAGAACGCGAAAGATGTGCGCTTCCTAGATATCTAG
- a CDS encoding MFS transporter, which yields MTDEKIAAMPVAQVDSWHRTILMFFAILGMVTTSLTVRLPLVKELLEVSTSHLGIIIFVGAIGAVIALNISGRVIERIGTRPAILAGLIAMAFGVTVQASFAIAGNWVGYMIAGALTAASYGFADVAINVDGTAIERRKQKSLMPRMHAAYSLGALSGAGIGTVAAAAEFSLLAQIAILAAFHLGVVALRFKTIPAGIGQEVAHEESVKVERHHWLTPAVWFLSISILAITIGEGSAIDWLALGVVEGYNESAANAGIAFTIFNLSMTLTRFFGGNLADRFGKARTIQALVATGVLGILMIIFGAPNVWFAWIGAALWAAGVALGFPLLLSAAGEAEHPAKRVSFVAAWGYGAFLAGPALLGFLGEAWGILNMYFVVAGLLATAFIFSSAAGNKRATKN from the coding sequence ATGACTGACGAAAAAATTGCCGCAATGCCGGTTGCCCAAGTTGATTCCTGGCATCGAACCATCCTGATGTTTTTTGCGATTTTGGGCATGGTTACCACCTCGCTCACCGTGCGTTTGCCGTTAGTCAAAGAATTGCTAGAAGTAAGCACCTCGCACCTGGGCATCATTATTTTCGTCGGCGCCATCGGGGCAGTAATCGCGCTGAATATTTCGGGTCGGGTAATTGAACGCATTGGCACCCGCCCAGCTATCTTGGCCGGCCTAATTGCAATGGCCTTTGGTGTGACAGTTCAGGCTTCATTTGCGATAGCTGGCAACTGGGTTGGTTACATGATCGCCGGCGCTCTCACTGCTGCCTCTTACGGTTTCGCCGATGTGGCAATCAACGTCGATGGCACCGCGATTGAGCGCCGCAAGCAAAAGAGCCTGATGCCGCGAATGCACGCCGCATATTCACTCGGCGCTCTGTCAGGTGCCGGCATTGGCACGGTTGCCGCTGCCGCTGAATTTTCACTGCTAGCCCAAATTGCAATTTTGGCAGCGTTTCACCTGGGTGTGGTTGCACTTCGTTTCAAAACAATTCCGGCCGGAATTGGTCAAGAGGTGGCTCACGAAGAATCGGTCAAGGTCGAGCGCCACCACTGGCTCACTCCGGCAGTTTGGTTCTTGAGCATTTCGATTTTGGCCATCACCATCGGTGAGGGTTCGGCGATTGACTGGCTAGCTCTAGGTGTAGTCGAGGGCTATAACGAATCAGCGGCTAATGCCGGTATTGCGTTTACTATTTTCAATCTTTCGATGACCCTAACCCGGTTCTTCGGTGGCAATCTAGCCGATCGCTTCGGCAAAGCTCGCACCATTCAGGCCCTAGTTGCCACCGGGGTTTTGGGTATTTTGATGATTATCTTTGGTGCGCCTAATGTTTGGTTTGCCTGGATTGGTGCTGCGTTGTGGGCAGCCGGAGTAGCTTTAGGTTTTCCACTTTTGCTATCGGCTGCTGGCGAGGCCGAACACCCGGCGAAGCGCGTGAGTTTTGTCGCCGCCTGGGGTTACGGTGCGTTCTTAGCTGGCCCAGCACTGCTCGGTTTCTTAGGTGAAGCCTGGGGCATCTTGAACATGTACTTTGTCGTTGCCGGCCTGTTGGCCACCGCGTTTATTTTCAGCTCAGCTGCCGGTAATAAACGAGCTACCAAAAACTAA
- the gyrA gene encoding DNA gyrase subunit A: MADETTNVEPMRDNVEQVDLQVEMQRSYLDYAMSVIVGRALPDVRDGLKPVHRRVIYAMFDGGYRPDKQFSKCSRVVGDVMGQFHPHGDSAIYDTMVRLTQDWNMRYPLISGQGNFGSPGNDPAAAPRYTECRMAQLALEMVRDIDEDTVDFQDNYDGRTQEPTVLPSRIPNLLINGSIGIAVGMATNIPPHNLREVAAGAQWYLQNPEATNEELLEALIERIKGPDFPTGAHILGRKGIEDAYRTGRGSVTMRAIINVEEIHGRTCLVVTELPYQVNPDNLAEKIAGLVKEGRLTGIADIRDETSGRTGQRLVIVLKKDAVARVVLNNLYKLTPLQENFSANMLALVDGVPRTLSLDGFITNWVAHQIEVIVRRTQFRLRKAEERAHILRGYLKALDALDAVIALIRKSQSVEDARDGLIKLLDIDELQARAILNMQLRQLAALERQKIIDEAAELEAQILDYKAIIADPSRQRSIISEELDEVVAKHGDDRRSQIIAGFDGDVSVEDLIPEEEMVISLTRGGYIKRTRSDNYRSQHRGGKGVKGASLRADDVVEHFFVTTTHHWLLFFTNKGRVYRTKAYEVLEAGRDTKGQHVANLLALQPDEQVAQVLDIKDYEQAPYLVLATKSGLVKKTALQAYDTARTGGIIAIKLREGDELVSAMLASETDDLLLVSHKGMSIRFSNSDASLRPMGRDTSGNIGMNFRPGDYLLSASVINDVDDAFVFVVTEGGYAKRTQVSQYRDQNRGGLGIKVAKLEEKRGDLVGAIIVAEDDEVLVVLSSGKVVRSAVSEVPAKGRDTMGVVFARFDEEDSIIGLAKNTERNLESNEALVEAGVDEAEAEASAQEGAAE; encoded by the coding sequence ATGGCTGACGAAACAACCAATGTTGAACCAATGCGCGACAACGTAGAGCAGGTCGACCTTCAGGTCGAAATGCAGCGCAGCTACCTTGACTACGCCATGAGCGTTATTGTCGGTCGCGCCCTGCCCGACGTTCGCGATGGCCTAAAGCCGGTACACCGCCGCGTAATTTATGCAATGTTCGATGGTGGCTACCGCCCCGACAAACAATTCAGCAAGTGCTCGCGCGTTGTTGGCGATGTCATGGGCCAGTTCCACCCGCACGGTGACAGTGCTATTTACGACACCATGGTTCGTCTAACCCAAGACTGGAACATGCGATATCCGCTAATTTCTGGACAGGGCAACTTTGGCTCACCGGGTAACGACCCAGCCGCTGCGCCACGTTACACCGAGTGCCGTATGGCTCAGTTGGCACTTGAAATGGTGCGCGATATCGACGAAGACACTGTCGATTTCCAAGACAACTACGATGGCCGCACTCAAGAACCAACCGTGCTGCCAAGCCGCATCCCTAACCTACTTATCAACGGCTCAATCGGTATTGCTGTTGGTATGGCTACCAACATCCCGCCACACAACCTGCGGGAAGTTGCTGCCGGTGCCCAGTGGTATTTGCAAAACCCAGAAGCTACCAACGAAGAGTTGCTGGAAGCCCTAATTGAGCGAATCAAGGGCCCAGACTTTCCAACCGGAGCACACATCCTTGGCCGCAAAGGCATCGAAGATGCTTACCGCACTGGTCGCGGTTCGGTTACTATGCGGGCAATCATCAACGTCGAAGAAATTCACGGCCGCACCTGCCTAGTTGTCACCGAGTTGCCCTACCAGGTAAACCCTGACAACCTGGCCGAAAAAATCGCCGGCCTGGTAAAAGAGGGTCGACTAACCGGCATCGCCGATATTCGAGATGAAACCTCCGGTCGAACCGGTCAGCGTTTGGTCATCGTTCTTAAGAAAGATGCGGTTGCCCGCGTTGTTTTAAACAACCTTTACAAACTCACCCCGCTGCAAGAAAACTTCAGCGCAAACATGTTGGCCTTGGTCGACGGTGTGCCACGAACCCTAAGCCTCGACGGTTTTATCACCAACTGGGTTGCTCACCAGATCGAAGTTATTGTTCGCCGAACCCAGTTCAGATTGCGCAAGGCCGAAGAGCGCGCACACATTTTGCGCGGTTACCTCAAAGCACTCGATGCACTCGACGCGGTAATTGCCCTAATCCGTAAGAGCCAAAGCGTTGAAGATGCGCGTGACGGGCTAATCAAACTGCTCGACATCGATGAGTTGCAGGCTCGTGCAATTTTGAACATGCAGTTGCGTCAGCTTGCCGCACTCGAGCGTCAAAAAATCATTGATGAAGCAGCCGAACTAGAGGCTCAGATTCTCGATTACAAGGCGATCATTGCCGACCCAAGCCGCCAGCGCTCAATCATCAGCGAAGAACTAGACGAGGTGGTTGCCAAACACGGAGATGACCGACGCAGTCAGATCATTGCTGGTTTCGATGGCGATGTTTCGGTTGAAGACCTTATTCCTGAAGAGGAAATGGTTATCTCACTAACCCGCGGCGGCTACATCAAGCGCACTCGCAGCGACAACTATCGTTCGCAGCACCGCGGTGGCAAGGGTGTCAAGGGTGCTTCACTTCGTGCCGACGATGTGGTTGAACACTTCTTTGTAACTACCACTCACCACTGGTTGTTGTTCTTCACTAATAAGGGCCGCGTATATCGCACCAAGGCATACGAGGTGCTTGAGGCCGGTCGCGACACCAAGGGCCAGCACGTAGCAAACCTTTTGGCGCTGCAACCAGACGAGCAGGTCGCTCAGGTTCTCGACATCAAAGACTATGAGCAGGCACCTTATCTGGTGCTAGCTACCAAGTCGGGCTTGGTCAAAAAGACCGCACTGCAGGCTTACGACACAGCACGCACAGGTGGCATCATCGCCATCAAGTTGCGCGAGGGAGACGAACTGGTTTCGGCCATGTTGGCTTCGGAAACCGACGATCTGCTGCTGGTTTCGCACAAGGGAATGTCAATTCGCTTCAGCAACTCGGATGCCAGCCTTCGCCCTATGGGCCGCGACACCAGCGGAAACATCGGTATGAACTTCAGACCTGGCGATTACCTGCTGAGCGCTTCGGTTATCAACGATGTAGACGATGCTTTTGTCTTTGTGGTTACCGAGGGTGGCTATGCCAAACGCACCCAGGTTTCTCAATATCGCGACCAAAACCGTGGCGGGCTTGGCATCAAGGTAGCCAAACTCGAAGAGAAGCGCGGCGATTTGGTTGGCGCCATCATCGTCGCGGAAGACGACGAAGTTTTGGTTGTGCTTTCCAGCGGTAAAGTTGTTCGAAGCGCGGTTTCTGAAGTGCCAGCCAAGGGCCGCGACACCATGGGTGTTGTCTTCGCTCGATTCGACGAAGAAGACAGCATCATCGGTCTTGCTAAAAACACCGAGCGAAACCTAGAGTCAAACGAGGCTTTGGTTGAGGCCGGCGTTGATGAGGCCGAAGCAGAAGCTAGTGCACAAGAAGGAGCAGCTGAGTGA
- a CDS encoding arginase family protein, whose translation MSEDAKWPRASAWLKPVAEQFADAQSTQELGKSSGFDLAVFGVKAHLTSISATNAHETPAAIRAALQRYSLWSWQHDTDLSTLVAADFGDVENPDSPEGEAETAQLTARALEASKLAIALGGDNSITYAVAKGAADFLGDISKLGVITLDAHHDLRDGVSNGSPIRRLVELGVDPTKIVQIGIADFSNSPEYADLAKELGITVISRSELRSRSPKEIWQQAIKIAGRDGAKIHVDFDVDVCDRAVVPACPAAAPGGISADELRQFAYLAGNSQNVVSVDITEIDATVDAADQRTVRLAALLILEAAAGLANRA comes from the coding sequence ATGAGTGAAGACGCAAAGTGGCCTAGAGCGAGCGCTTGGCTAAAGCCGGTCGCCGAACAATTTGCGGATGCGCAAAGCACCCAAGAATTGGGCAAATCATCAGGGTTTGACCTAGCGGTTTTCGGAGTCAAAGCTCACCTAACTTCAATTTCGGCAACCAATGCTCACGAAACACCGGCGGCAATTCGCGCAGCACTGCAGCGCTATTCACTTTGGTCATGGCAGCACGACACCGACCTGAGCACACTGGTTGCCGCTGATTTTGGCGATGTCGAAAACCCCGATTCACCCGAGGGTGAGGCCGAAACCGCCCAGTTAACTGCTCGCGCACTAGAGGCATCCAAGTTGGCAATTGCTCTAGGTGGCGACAACTCAATCACCTATGCCGTAGCCAAAGGTGCAGCCGATTTTCTGGGTGACATTTCAAAGCTCGGTGTAATTACCTTGGATGCACACCACGATCTTCGCGATGGGGTAAGCAACGGATCGCCAATTCGTCGCCTAGTTGAGTTGGGTGTCGACCCAACCAAGATTGTGCAAATCGGGATTGCCGACTTTTCAAACTCCCCCGAATATGCGGATCTCGCAAAAGAGCTGGGCATAACCGTGATTAGCCGTTCTGAGTTGCGCTCGCGCAGCCCCAAAGAAATTTGGCAGCAGGCAATCAAAATTGCCGGGCGCGACGGTGCAAAAATCCACGTTGATTTCGACGTTGATGTTTGCGATCGAGCCGTTGTGCCAGCTTGCCCAGCAGCGGCACCGGGCGGAATTTCTGCTGATGAATTACGCCAATTTGCTTACCTTGCCGGTAACAGCCAAAACGTGGTCTCGGTAGACATTACCGAAATCGATGCAACCGTGGATGCTGCCGATCAGCGCACCGTGCGACTCGCTGCTCTTCTCATTTTGGAAGCAGCCGCTGGCCTAGCTAACCGGGCTTAG